Proteins encoded together in one Amblyomma americanum isolate KBUSLIRL-KWMA chromosome 1, ASM5285725v1, whole genome shotgun sequence window:
- the LOC144107490 gene encoding uncharacterized protein LOC144107490 isoform X1 has protein sequence MTMDEGAQRLFMTMIEESPLPAAPAVVDALATLVNVGEIPDENTAASDVGERGPQPAPEVKRGGGAPEWTPGETKLLLDYCYKYFPQVGPFKKFKNKKMLFKQVSQDLAEVLGCNKTPQQCENRYKTVMRQKKMASDNNNKSGASPQPVPFDDEMRKIQSIDDSLEPEIQRDSFGVTHKSTSSSSDSSADLISPMPEMPRTLSSNSENDETMKRSTEVKKRKCRASTSRMQQMQFFFIK, from the exons ATGACGATGGATGAAGGAGCACAACGGCTGTTCATGACCATGATAGAGGAGTCACCGCTACCCGCAGCACCAG CTGTCGTCGATGCCTTGGCCACTCTTGTGAACGTTGGAGAGATACCCGATG AGAACACCGCTGCGTCGGACGTGGGCGAGAGGGGACCGCAGCCAGCGCCAGAAGTGAAAAGAGGCGGCGGAG CTCCCGAATGGACACCAGGAGAAACCAAACTGCTATTAGATTACTGTTACAAATACTTCCCGCAGGTGGGCCCATTCAAAAAgtttaaaaacaaaaagatgctTTTCAAGCAGGTTTCACAGGATTTGGCTGAGGTTCTTGGATGTAACAAAACGCCACAGCAGTGTGAAAATCGCTATAAAACAGTAATGAGGCAGAAGAAAATGGCaagtgacaacaacaacaaatcaggtGCTTCACCTCAGCCTGTCCCATTTGACGATGAAATGCGAAAAATCCAAAGCATTGATGACAGTCTCGAGCCAGAAATTCAAAGGGACTCTTTTGGAGTGACCCACAAGTCAACATCATCAAGCTCTGACAGCTCAGCTGATCTAATTTCCCCTATGCCTGAAATGCCCCGTACTCTGTCGAGCAATTCAGAAAATGATGAAACTATGAAAAGGTCAACAGAggtgaagaaaagaaaatgccGTGCCAGTACTAGTCGTATGCAgcagatgcaatttttttttatcaaatga
- the LOC144107490 gene encoding uncharacterized protein LOC144107490 isoform X2: MGFQGFQGPLRTLLAENTAASDVGERGPQPAPEVKRGGGAPEWTPGETKLLLDYCYKYFPQVGPFKKFKNKKMLFKQVSQDLAEVLGCNKTPQQCENRYKTVMRQKKMASDNNNKSGASPQPVPFDDEMRKIQSIDDSLEPEIQRDSFGVTHKSTSSSSDSSADLISPMPEMPRTLSSNSENDETMKRSTEVKKRKCRASTSRMQQMQFFFIK; encoded by the exons ATG GGTTTTCAAGGGTTTCAAGGACCGCTACGAACCCTGCTTGCAGAGAACACCGCTGCGTCGGACGTGGGCGAGAGGGGACCGCAGCCAGCGCCAGAAGTGAAAAGAGGCGGCGGAG CTCCCGAATGGACACCAGGAGAAACCAAACTGCTATTAGATTACTGTTACAAATACTTCCCGCAGGTGGGCCCATTCAAAAAgtttaaaaacaaaaagatgctTTTCAAGCAGGTTTCACAGGATTTGGCTGAGGTTCTTGGATGTAACAAAACGCCACAGCAGTGTGAAAATCGCTATAAAACAGTAATGAGGCAGAAGAAAATGGCaagtgacaacaacaacaaatcaggtGCTTCACCTCAGCCTGTCCCATTTGACGATGAAATGCGAAAAATCCAAAGCATTGATGACAGTCTCGAGCCAGAAATTCAAAGGGACTCTTTTGGAGTGACCCACAAGTCAACATCATCAAGCTCTGACAGCTCAGCTGATCTAATTTCCCCTATGCCTGAAATGCCCCGTACTCTGTCGAGCAATTCAGAAAATGATGAAACTATGAAAAGGTCAACAGAggtgaagaaaagaaaatgccGTGCCAGTACTAGTCGTATGCAgcagatgcaatttttttttatcaaatga
- the LOC144107506 gene encoding uncharacterized protein LOC144107506 gives MDNILYGEGPHFYPDTGARVEGFQAEERRQERLANYIREVLEQELQARPPMGGVGQEVQIDETLLRGKRKANRGRLLTGDAVPPRHRNNYGGVADKGPWVFGMVWSQTGELRLFQVEKRDAATLGPIIAANIMPGTTVYSDEWAAYNCIPSLQDGNVAPLNLDWHTVNHTTNFVDPLTGANTQRIESAWQKVKRKLVRNGQKTSRVLLQSHLSWQWWQSINGRTKCQDPFLRLTEAIARRYPL, from the coding sequence ATGGATAACATATTGTATGGCGAAGGGCCTCACTTCTACCCAGACACGGGAGCTCGTGTTGAAGGATTTCAAGCTGAGGAACGACGCCAGGAGCGACTGGCAAACTACATCCGAGAAGTTCTCGAGCAAGAGCTCCAAGCGCGGCCCCCCATGGGAGGAGTCGGCCAGGAGGTGCAGATAGACGAGACACTTTTGCGGGGGAAGCGAAAGGCGAACAGAGGTCGGCTCCTGACCGGCGATGCAGTACCCCCGAGGCACCGCAACAATTACGGTGGTGTGGCCGACAAGGGCCCGTGGGTGTTCGGGATGGTGTGGTCACAGACTGGAGAGCTAAGACTTTTCCAAGTGGAGAAAAGGGACGCCGCAACGTTGGGCCCAATCATCGCCGCCAACATCATGCCAGGCACCACTGTCTACAGCGACGAATGGGCCGCCTACAACTGCATCCCCAGCCTGCAAGACGGGAACGTAGCTCCCTTAAACTTAGACTGGCACACAGTCAACCACACCACCAATTTCGTCGACCCGCTCACAGGGGCCAACACTCAGAGGATCGAGAGTGCGTGGCAGAAGGTGAAGCGTAAGCTTGTGCGGAACGGGCAGAAGACCTCCCGGGTCTTGCTGCAGTCGCACCTATCCTGGCAGTGGTGGCAATCCATCAACGGTCGCACCAAGTGCCAGGACCCGTTTCTGCGGCTGACGGAGGCGATTGCACGGCGCTACCCGCTCTAA